Proteins from one Rosa chinensis cultivar Old Blush chromosome 7, RchiOBHm-V2, whole genome shotgun sequence genomic window:
- the LOC112180743 gene encoding 30S ribosomal protein S9, chloroplastic yields MTASILALTSSLSSLSFSSHVAQKPTTVSFPCSRSASIANICGTSSRTPRLVVSATVASPELETVNLKKYVKSRLPGGFAAQTIIGTGRRKCAIARVVLQEGTGKVVINYRDAKEYLQGNPLWLQYVKVPLVTLGYESNYDVFVKAHGGGLSGQAQAISLGIARALLKVSEDHRRPLRKEGLLTRDSRVVERKKPGLKKARKAPQFSKR; encoded by the exons ATGACGGCTTCAATACTAGCTCTCACATCCTCCCTTTCTTCGCTCTCATTTTCGTCCCATGTAGCTCAGAAACCTACCACTGTTTCATTTCCCTGTTCCAGATCAGCCTCCATTGCAAACATATGTGGAACCTCTAGCCGTACCCCTCGGCTTGTTGTCTCTGCCACTGTAGCTTCTCCGGAGTTGGAAACTGTGAACCTCAAGAAATATGTGAAATCGAGGCTTCCTGGTGGGTTTGCAGCTCAGACAATCATTGGTACTGGTCGGCGAAAATGTGCAATTGCTCGTGTTGTACTCCAAGAGGGCACTGGCAAAGTTGTAATCAACTATCGTGATGCCAAG GAATATCTTCAAGGCAATCCATTATGGTTACAATATGTCAAAGTTCCATTGGTTACTTTGGGATATGAAAGTAACTATGATGTGTTTGTCAAGGCTCATGGTGGTGGCCTTTCTGGTCAGGCTCAAGCTATATCACTTGGCATTGCTCGAGCATTGCTTAAGGTAAGTGAGGACCACAGAAGACCTCTGAGAAAGGAAGGTCTACTAACCAGGGACTCCAGAGTTGTTGAGAGGAAGAAACCTGGTTTGAAGAAAGCTCGCAAAGCCCCCCAGTTCTCAAAACGTTGA
- the LOC112176355 gene encoding tetratricopeptide repeat protein SKI3, producing the protein MPHSEEQDKECELRRLEESIQDRPDDPSLRFELGVLLWEQDEKEKAAEQFVVAAKLNPEIEKGGAFRYLGLYYAGLESQSHAQRALKCLQKAVSLNPDDSVSGEALCDLLDQQGIETLEVAACREASQKSPRAFWAFQRLGYLQLHQNKCSEAVHSLQHAIRGYPTSPVLWEALGLAYQRLGRFTAALKSYGRAIELEGTRIFALIESGNIYLMLGSYKKGVEAFQQALEFSPKSVSAHYGLSSGLLGLAKECINLGAFRWGATVLEEASKVAWTSTHLAGNMSSIWKLHGDILLTYAKCYPWMEEDRGLEFDVGAFNNSILSWKHTCCVAAKTARCSYQRALHLAPWQANAYSDIAVTSNFIYSLDNSSGHDSSSWQPSEKMALGALLLEGDNSEFWVGLGCLSNHNALKQHALIRGLQLNVSLAVAWAFLGKLYRKQGEKQFARQAFDCARSIDPSLALPWAGMSADSHSRESAVDEAYESCLRAVQIFPLAEFQIGLAKLALVSGHLSSSQVFGAIKQAMQRAPHYPECHNLNGLVSEAQSNYQSAAVSYRLARCAITNLSGSDTKSQMKDITVNLARALCKAGNALDALQECELLKKEGLLDAESSQIYAFSLWQLGQTDLALTVARNLAECVSAMEQASAAAAVILFSRFLYYISGLDSTINNILQMPKQRFQSSKFSLIVSAIHALDQRNRLKPVGSSIRNNLKTPEEITEMFFLLALGTLVKHGSEYRLGYQKGIDHIRKSLHMYPNSSLLRNLLGYLLLSSEEWKNTHMATRCCSIGTDPIKGGFKMAYEILGAGAVACYAVGNSNPKFSYPTCSYQCLNEPQTIQHLQKCLRQEPWNQNVRYLLVLNLVQKAREERFPRHLCIILRRLIIVALSDELYHKPGIAFRYMKFQLLLCASEICLHDGYLIDCINHANDASMIRLPDAYLFFAHLLLCRAYASEGDAVNLNREYIRCLELSTDYNIGWLCLKFIESHYELKTGLDTLELSFKECSKEMMNSSNMWMALFNLVQGLMSLSSQDTSSAEGFLSQACSLAGAESTLLLCHGATCMELSRLGYDSQFLSLAVRSLTKAQEASLIPLPIVSALLAQAEGSLGSREKWETNLHLEWPTWPPEMRPAELFFQMHLLAKQSKASTDTSSIEFCQSPQGWVLRAIHTNPSCMRYWKALQKLVE; encoded by the exons ATGCCACACTCGGAG GAGCAAGATAAGGAATGCGAGCTGCGACGGCTAGAGGAGTCCATACAGGACCGTCCAGACGATCCCTCCCTCCGCTTCGAACTC GGGGTGTTGCTGTGGGAACAAGATGAGAAGGAAAAGGCCGCAGAGCAATTCGTGGTTGCGGCGAAACTAAACCCCGAAATTGAGAAGGGAGGGGCGTTTAGATACTTGGGGCTTTATTACGCCGGGCTCGAATCACAGTCCCATGCCCAGAGAGCTCTAAAGTGCTTGCAGAAAGCTGTGTCTCTCAATCCTGATGACTCCGTTTCCGGGGAAGCTCTGTGTGATTTGTTGGACCAGCAAGGGATAGAGACATTGGAGGTGGCAGCGTGCAGGGAGGCATCGCAGAAGTCACCCAGGGCTTTTTGGGCTTTTCAGAGGCTTGGCTACCTGCAGCTCCATCAGAATAAGTGCTCTGAAGCCGTGCACAGTCTTCAACATGCCATCCGCGGATATCCTACCTCTCCAGTTCTGTGGGAG GCTCTTGGCCTTGCCTACCAGCGACTTGGCAGGTTCACTGCTGCTCTCAAG TCGTATGGAAGAGCCATTGAATTGGAGGGTACAAGAATCTTTGCTTTGATCGAAAGCGGAAACATCTATCTGATGCTTGGTTCCTATAAAAAG GGAGTTGAGGCATTTCAGCAAGCTTTGGAGTTCTCTCCCAAAAGTGTCTCTGCACACTATGGACTTTCTTCGGGGCTGCTTGGTTTGGCTAAGGAATGTATTAATCTGGGAGCATTTAGATGGGGAGCTACAGTTTTAGAG GAGGCATCTAAAGTTGCCTGGACGAGTACTCATTTAGCTGGAAATATGTCGTCTATTTGGAAGCTGCATGGTGATATACTG CTTACTTATGCAAAATGTTATCCCTGGATGGAGGAGGACCGTGGTTTAGAATTTGATGTTGGTGCTTTCAATAATTCCATCCTCTCCTGGAAGCATACCTGCTGTGTGGCTGCAAAAACTGCCAGGTGCTCTTATCAGCGAGCTTTGCACTTAGCCCCATGGCAAGCTAATGCATACTCCGACATTGCAGTAACTTCAAATTTCATATACTCTTTAGATAACAGTTCTGGACATGACTCAAGTTCTTG GCAGCCATCGGAGAAGATGGCTTTGGGGGCCTTGTTACTTGAGGGTGATAATTCTGAGTTTTGGGTAGGATTAGGATGCTTGTCTAATCACAATGCACTGAAACAACATGCTCTAATCAGGGGATTGCAATTGAATGTATCACTAGCTGTTGCATGGGCCTTCTTAGGGAAG TTGTACAGAAAACAAGGTGAGAAGCAATTTGCGAGACAAGCATTTGATTGTGCTAGAAGTATAGATCCTTCTCTTGCTTTGCCATGGGCTGGCATGTCGGCTGATTCTCATTCTAG GGAGTCTGCAGTAGATGAAGCTTATGAGAGCTGCTTACGAGCTGTGCAAATATTTcct CTTGCTGAATTCCAAATTGGTcttgcaaagcttgctcttgTTTCAGGGCATCTTTCATCCTCACAG GTCTTTGGAGCCATCAAGCAAGCCATGCAACGTGCACCTCACTATCCTGAATGCCATAATTTAAATGGGCTAGTCTCTGAGGCACAGTCCAATTATCAGTCTGCTGCTGTTTCTTATAGACTAGCACGCTGTGCAATCACTAATTTGTCAGGCAGTGATACAAAATCTCAAATGAAGGATATAACAGTCAATTTGGCCCGAGCACTTTGTAAG GCAGGGAATGCTCTAGATGCTTTGCAGGAATGTGAGCTTTTGAAGAAAGAAG GGTTACTTGATGCGGAATCCTCGCAAATATATGCTTTCTCCTTATGGCAACTTGGTCAGACTGACCTGGCCCTTACTGTGGCAAGAAATCTTGCTGAGTGTGTCTCTGCAATGGAACAAGCATCTGCAGCTGCCGCTGTTATTCTTTTCTCTAGATTCCTATATTATATTTCTGGACTGGATTCAACAATCAATAACATTCTCCAGATGCCAAAGCAACGGTTTCAGAGTTCTAAGTTCAGTTTGATAGTATCTGCTATTCATGCTCTAGATCAAAGAAATCGACTTAAGCCCGTTGGTTCAAGCATCCGTAACAATCTGAAAACGCCTGAAGAGATAACTGAAATGTTCTTTTTATTAGCGCTTGGTACACTA GTGAAGCATGGATCAGAATACCGTCTTGGATATCAAAAAGGAATCGATCACATTAGAAAGTCTCTTCACATGTATCCTAACAGTAGTTTGTTAAG GAATCTTCTTGGTTATCTTTTGCTGTCAAGTGAAGAATGGAAGAATACCCACATGGCAACTAGGTGTTGCAGCATAGGCACTGATCCAATTAAAGGCGGTTTTAAAATGGCATATGAAATACTTGGTGCTGGAGCAGTCGCTTGCTATGCTGTAGGCAATAGCAATCCTAAGTTCTCTTACCCAACATGCTCATACCAGTGCCTGAACGAACCTCAAACCATACAACATCTGCAGAA ATGTTTACGTCAAGAACCATGGAACCAGAATGTAAGGTATTTGCTTGTTCTCAATCTGGTGCAGAAGGCACGTGAAGAGAGATTTCCTCGTCATCTTTGTATTATACTCAGGCGGTTGATAATTGTAGCCCTTTCCGATGAACTTTATCATAAGCCAGGGATTGCTTTTAGATATATGAAATTCCAGCTTCTACTTTGCGCTTCAGAGATCTGTTTGCATGACGGTTATCTGATTGACTGCATCAACCATGCCAACGATGCTTCAATGATTAGACTTCCTGATGCTTATCTTTTCTTTGCACACTTGCTATTATGTCGTGCTTATGCCTCAGAAGGTGATGCAGTAAACCTTAATAGAGAGTATATACGATGCTTGGAGCTCAGTACAGATTATAATATTGGTTGGTTGTGTCTGAAGTTCATTGAATCTCATTATGAATTGAAAACTGGTTTGGATACTTTGGAGTTGAGCTTCAAAGAGTGCTCAAAGGAAATGATGAATTCATCGAATATGTGGATGGCTCTATTCAATCTGGTTCAAGGTTTGATGTCTTTATCCAGCCAGGATACCTCTTCCGCAGAAGGGTTTCTTTCACAAGCTTGTTCTTTAGCTGGTGCTGAGAGCACTCTCCTGCTTTGTCATG GTGCCACCTGTATGGAGCTTTCACGCCTGGGCTATGATTCGCAGTTCTTATCACTTGCTGTAAGGAGTCTCACTAAAgctcaagaagcttctctcattcCCTTACCAATTGTCTCAGCATTGCTAGCTCAAGCAGAAGGAAGCCTTGGTTCAAGAGAGAAGTGGGAGACGAACCTTCATCTTGAATGGCCTACTTGGCCACCAG AAATGAGACCTGCAGAACTGTTCTTCCAGATGCACTTACTTGCAAAACAGTCAAAAGCTAGTACAGACACTTCCAGTATTGAGTTCTGTCAGAGTCCACAGGGATGGGTTCTTCGAGCAATCCATACAAACCCTTCTTGTATGAGATATTGGAAAGCTTTGCAGAAGCTTGTGGAATGA
- the LOC112176356 gene encoding protein LYK5 codes for MKMQMTLLMVMVVSLLVAVVHGQQSYLENNQLDCDNDSNITAGYICNGAAPSCASYVTFLSISHYNTPTSIASLLGSTPSDIAAANNISDVDPIPTDTSVLVPLNCSCSGPYSQHNVSYTLKPDDTYFVIANNTYQGLTTCQALRHQNPYDPLNLEGGLVIEVPIRCACPTAKQTAAGIKYLLAYLIDLEDDLDKIAIRFAVDVPTLLEANNFKTSDDIIYPYQAVLVPLTTKPSPLQLKYPSSPPPPPSPPPPLPPSSPAPPSPPSGSSNKKWVFIGVGVGAGCLLLLISILAFLFLSKRRRRQHRRHSPNHKLKSSGNNTQNSLPTTTTTTSNDTTTSWSPISTNGLKNAVESLTAYKFEDLQNATQFFNEANRIAGSSVFRATFDGEDAAVKVMTCNLSLSADEINILKRINHSNIISLSGFCVHKGNTYLVYEFAPSGSLIDCLGLKGNITPLSWKQRVHIANDVANALNYLHNFTHPPLIHKNLNTSNILLDANLRAKVANFGLARAVDLGKEVEDGGQGFQLTRHVVGTRGYMAPEYMEDGVITPKLDVFAFGVVLLELLSGRPASGDEEYTLLYSSISGVLEGDHVGDKIKGFMDPSLRRQYPLELAFSMAQLAKSCVAPQINSRPTMAQASGTLSKILSSTLDWDSSKAVDLEHSRS; via the coding sequence atgaagatgcagATGACGCTGTTAATGGTAATGGTGGTCTCTCTTCTAGTTGCAGTCGTGCATGGGCAGCAGAGCTACTTGGAAAACAACCAGCTCGACTGCGACAACGACTCCAACATCACCGCCGGCTACATCTGCAACGGCGCCGCTCCCTCATGCGCCTCCTACGTCACTTTCCTCTCCATCAGCCACTACAACACCCCCACCTCAATCGCCTCCCTCCTCGGCTCCACCCCCTCCGACATCGCCGCCGCCAACAACATCTCCGATGTCGACCCCATCCCCACCGACACCTCCGTCCTTGTCCCCCTCAACTGCTCCTGCTCCGGCCCCTACTCCCAGCACAACGTCTCCTACACCCTGAAGCCCGACGACACCTACTTCGTCATCGCCAACAACACCTACCAGGGACTCACGACCTGTCAGGCCCTCAGGCATCAGAACCCCTACGACCCTCTGAACCTCGAGGGCGGCCTTGTCATAGAGGTGCCGATCAGGTGTGCTTGCCCCACCGCCAAACAGACCGCTGCCGGGATCAAGTACCTGCTGGCCTACCTCATCGACTTGGAAGACGATCTCGACAAAATCGCCATACGCTTCGCCGTAGATGTACCCACTTTGCTCGAAGCAAACAACTTTAAGACCTCCGACGACATCATCTATCCCTACCAAGCTGTTCTAGTTCCTCTCACAACCAAACCTTCTCCTCTTCAACTGAAGTATCCAAGCTCTCCTCCACCTccgccttctcctcctcctcctctgccgCCGTCATCACCAGCGCCTCCCTCACCACCAAGTGGGTCTTCCAACAAGAAGTGGGTCTTCATCGGCGTTGGCGTCGGAGCTGGCTGTCTCCTCCTACTTATATCTATCCTCGCCTTCCTCTTCTTGTCAAAACGACGACGCCGTCAGCACCGGCGCCACTCTCCCAACCACAAATTAAAGAGCTCCGGTAATAACACGCAGAACTCGctacccaccaccaccaccaccacctccaacGACACAACAACATCGTGGTCGCCAATATCCACCAACGGGCTTAAAAACGCAGTGGAGTCTTTGACAGCTTACAAGTTCGAAGACCTGCAGAACGCCACTCAATTCTTCAACGAAGCCAACAGAATCGCCGGCTCCTCTGTCTTCAGAGCTACCTTTGACGGTGAAGATGCTGCCGTCAAGGTGATGACATGCAACTTGTCCCTCTCCGCCGACGAGATCAAcatattaaagcggatcaacCACTCCAACATTATCAGTCTCTCAGGATTCTGTGTCCACAAAGGAAACACATACCTCGTTTACGAGTTTGCTCCTTCTGGCTCACTCATTGATTGTCTTGGGTTGAAGGGCAACATTACTCCTCTGTCATGGAAGCAGAGAGTTCACATTGCTAATGACGTGGCCAATGCGCTCAACTATCTACACAACTTCACACACCCTCCATTAATCCACAAGAACCTGAACACCAGCAACATTCTCCTGGATGCAAACTTGAGAGCCAAAGTTGCCAATTTCGGTCTGGCAAGAGCTGTGGATTTGGGGAAGGAAGTCGAAGATGGAGGACAGGGATTTCAACTGACGAGACATGTGGTGGGTACACGGGGCTACATGGCGCCGGAGTACATGGAAGACGGGGTGATTACTCCGAAACTGGATGTGTTTGCATTTGGGGTTGTGTTGTTGGAGCTATTGTCCGGAAGACCAGCCTCAGGTGATGAAGAATACACGTTGCTCTATTCATCCATTAGTGGGGTGCTTGAAGGAGATCATGTGGGGGACAAAATTAAAGGGTTTATGGATCCTTCTCTGAGGCGCCAGTATCCTTTGGAGCTGGCGTTTTCAATGGCTCAGCTCGCTAAGAGCTGCGTTGCGCCTCAGATCAactcacgacccaccatggctCAAGCTTCTGGTACTCTATCTAAGATTCTTTCGTCAACTCTCGACTGGGATTCATCTAAAGCTGTGGATCTTGAACATTCAAGGTCCTGA